The Bacteroides ovatus genomic interval GATGGCTAAAGGGATTAATGAACTGGTGAAGTTTCTTCGCCCTTTGGGAGATATTGTGGTAATGGCACCTGATGCTCCGCGCTCGGGCAGTGGTTGTGCGCTGACGGTGACGCAGCCTGTTCATTACCAGTTAGTAAAGAAAGAAGTAGGTTTAACTGTTTATAAATGTTCGGGAACACCGACCGATTGTATCAAATTGGCACGGAACACAGTGCTCGACCGGACACCGGACTTGGTAGTCGGCGGTATCAATCATGGAGACAACTCTGCCACTAACGTGCATTATTCCGGCACAATGGGAGTGGTATTCGAAGGCTGTTTGAATGGAATCCCTTCTATAGGCTTCTCTTTGTGCAATCATGCACCCGATGCCGATTTTGAAGCTACCGGACCTTATATTCGCAGTATTGCCGCCATGGTACTGGAAAAAGGACTTCCTCCTTTAACCTGTCTGAACGTAAACTTCCCGGATACGACCGATATCAAAGGAATCAAAATCTGTGAACAGGCAAAAGGTCGTTGGACGAACGAATGGGCTGCCTGTCCCCGTCTGAACGATCCGAATTATTTCTGGTTGACCGGTGAATTTACCGATCACGAACTTGAAAATGAGAGGAACGATCATTGGGCTTTGGCAAATGGCTATGTTGCTATCACTCCGACCACGGTTGATGTGACAGCTTATCACTTTATGGATGAACTTAACAAATGGTTTAGTTAACTATCAACTATCATGAAGTATTATCTGATTGTCGGCGAAGCTTCCGGCGACTTGCACGCTTCTCATCTGATGGCTGCCTTAAAGGCAGAAGATCCGCAGGCTGATTTCCGGTTTTTCGGAGGTGATTTGATGGCTGCCGTCGGAGGAACGATGGTGAAGCATTATAAAGAACTGGCATACATGGGTTTTATTCCCGTGTTGCTCCATCTGCGCACTATCTTTGCAAATATGAAGCGTTGTAAAGGAGATATTGTTTCCTGGCAACCGGATGTTGTTATTCTGGTGGACTATCCGGGATTCAATCTGGATATAGCCAAGTTTGTCCATGCAAAGACACAGATCCCGGTTTATTATTATATTTCTCCGAAGATATGGGCCTGGAAAGAGTATCGCATCAAGAATATAAAACGAGATGTAGACGAACTTTTCTCCATTCTTCCTTTTGAAGTAGAGTTCTTCGAAGGAAAGCATCAATACCCCATCCACTATGTTGGAAATCCTACCGTGGATGAGGTGGTGGCTTATCAGAAAGCTCATCCGAAAAATAAGGATCAGTTTATTGCGGAGAATCAACTGGAAGAAAAACCGGTAATAGCTCTTCTTGCAGGTAGCCGGAAACAGGAAATCAAAGATAATCTACCAGATATGTTGAAGGCTGCTTCTGCTTTTCCCGATTATCAGCTTGTTCTGGCGGGTGCTCCTGCCATTGCTCCTGAATATTATAAAAAATATGTAGGAGAGTCGAAAGTGAAAATCATTTTCGATCAAACCTATCGTTTGTTGCAACACGCAGATGTGGCGTTGGTCACTTCAGGCACGGCTACTCTTGAGACGGCATTGTTCCGTGTTCCCCAAGTCGTTTGTTATTACACTCCGATAGGGAAAGTGGTTTCCTTCTTGCGGCGTCATATCTTGACCGTGAAATTTATTTCGTTGGTTAATCTGATTGCCGACCGTGAAGTGGTAAAAGAGTTGGTGGCGGATACGATGACCGTGAAGAATATGCAAAATGAATTGAAAAATATCATTGAAAATGAAGCATATAGAAATGAAATGCTTTTGGGATATGAATATGTGGCGGAACGGTTGGGACCTGCCGGTGCTCCCTGTCATGCAGCTCGTGAAATGCTGCGCTTGTTGAAAAAATAACTTTCTTTTTCTGAATAAACGTAAAGCCGATGCAGTAATTGCACGGCTTTTTTATTTATTAAGCAGAAGACTAAAAAAAGAAAGGAAAAAGATATGAAAAAATTTAAGTGGCTTTTAGGAATGTTGTTATTGGCATTAGTGCCAATGTTGCAATCATGTGATGATGATGGTTATTCTATCGGAGATTTCAGTTGGGATTGGGCGACCGTTCGGGCAACCGGTGGAGGAGGTTATTATTTGGAAGGTGATCGTTGGGGATTGATTGATCCGGTTGCTACTTCCATACCTTGGTTTAAACCGGTAGACGGTGAACGTGTAGTGGCCTTTTTCAATCCTTTGTATGACATGGAAGGAGGAAAAGGAGTTCAGGTGAAAATGGAAGGTGTACAGGAATTGTTGACAAAGGAAGTGGAAGATATGACCACAGAGGAAGAAGCGGTGGAATTCGGCAATGATCCTATCCTGATTTATCAGGGTGACATGTGGTTGGGAGGAAAATTCCTGAATGTTATTTTCCGTCAGGAGCTGCCTCGCTCGGAGAAACATCGTATCAGCCTTGTGCAAAATAAGATAGAAACGGGAGAACCATCAGAACCGGGAACATTGAATGTAGCTGAAGATGGTTACGTACATTTGGAACTGCGTTATAATACGTATGAGGATGTGACTGACTATTGGGGATGGGGACGAGTTTCTTATAATTTGGAAAAGTTCTTCCCAACGGAAAAAGATGCCGAATCAACAATGAAAGGTTTTAAAGTGACTATAAATTCAAGAGAACATGGAGAAGGAAGAGTGATCGTTCTTGATCTGGAACATCCGGTAGGTGTGCCGGAAGCTGCGAAGGATGTACACTCCACTTCTTCGATCCGATAACCTAACTATGATTTACTGTGTGTGAAAAAGGTCGGGATACTTCTATCGAAGTTCCCGACCTTTTGTATTGTGTGCAATTCTAATCGATGAGAAAAACTCCTGTTAGAACCATGTTAATGCATATAAGTAAACGACTGCTGCCGGTATGGCCATCAAAGAACTGTCAAACCGATCGAGCATCCCTCCATGTCCCGGAAGAATATTTCCCGAATCCTTTACGTGCAATTGGCGTTTTAGCAATGACTCCGTCAGGTCGCCCCATGTACCGAATATAACCACTACCAATGCCAGTCCTGCCCATTCCATCATTGACATAAATGGGAAGTAGTGAGCAAGTATAAAAGACACTCCGATTGCTACAACTCCGCCGCCGATAGAACCTTCCCATGATTTCTTGGGAGAGATGCGTTCAAAGAGTCGGTGTTTGCCTATCAGTGACCCGATGCAATAAGCACCCGTATCATTCAGCCAAAGGAAAATAAAGATGGATAACGGTAGAATCGGATTATAGCTTATGCTACTGAATTCCGATGCCGGATCATTATGGAAAGCCAATACATTCAGCAAAGCAAAAGGCAGACCGATATAAAGTTGGCTAAGCATCGAATAAGCCCAGTTAAGTACCGGGTTCTCCTTTTTCAGATACAACTCGCTAATCATCATGTAAAGCAATAAAAGCACATACGGGATGAATATTTTCGAATCGGCTGCATCAATGCAGAATCCCATGATTGCGAGGAATAAATAAGCCCCGCCGAGCATATTAATGGTCTTGTTTATCTTGACTCCTTCTGCGCGCATATTTACCAACTGTGCAAACTCATAAATAGTCAGTGCACTGATAACGGTAAACAGAATGCCAAAACTGAATGCGTCATAAAGGATGCACCCTACCAAGATGGCAACGAAGAGTACACCCGTAATAGCTCGTTTTATGAAATTGTTAATCAAAATCTATTCGTTTTAATTATTTGGACCCGTTAGCTTGTTCTTCTCCATTGGACTTACCCTCTACGGTAACTTTGCCTTCCACTGTAACCTTGTTACCTGCTGCGGCAACTTTGGTGTCAATGGGAGCTTGCTCCTCTGCAGTATTTTCAGCTTCTTCTTCTTTGATTTCTTTTTCTTCTTCTTTTAACTTTTGGGCAAGTTCCCTTTCAGCTCTTGCGGCATCCTGGCTTTCTTTAGCAGCCATGATTTCTTCCGAACGCGAAGCCCAGGGGCGTTTGCCGAAGATACGTTCAACGTCTTCCGCAAAGATTACCTCTTTGTCAATCAGTAATTGCGTCAGTTCGTTGTGACCTTCTTTGTGCTCTGACAGAATTCTCTTGGCGCGGTCATACTGCTCGTTCACCATTCTCTTGACTTCTTCGTCAATTAGTTCGGCTGTCTTTTCGCTGTATGGACGGTTGAAAGAATATTCATCGTTGTTGTAATAACATAAATTCGGCAGCTTGTCGCTCATACCTAAATAAGCAATCATACCGTATGCCTGTTTAGTCACTCTTTCCAAGTCGTTCATGGCACCAGTTGAAATGCGGCCGAGGAATAAATCTTCAGCGGCGCGTCCTCCTAAAGTAGCACACATTTCATCCAACATTTGCTCCTTAGTAGTAATCTGACGTTCTTCCGGCAGATACCAGGCAGCTCCTAATGCACGTCCGCGGGGAACGATAGTTACCTTAATCAACGGATTGGCATATTCCAATAACCAGGAGATAGAGGCGTGTCCTGCTTCATGCAAAGCGATGGAACGTCTTTCAGCTTCCGTAGTAATCTTGGTTTTCTTTTCCAGACCACCGATGATGCGGTCTACCGCATCCAGAAAGTCTTGCTTGCCTACAAATTTCTTTCCGTGGCGGGCAGCGATCAATGCAGCTTCATTGCAGACATTGGCGATATCCGCACCCGAGAATCCCGGAGTTTGGCGAGCCAGCAAGTCTACATCAACACTATCGTCTATTTTGATCGGGCGCAAATGCACACCAAATACTTCTTTACGTTCATTCAAGTCGGGCAGATCCACATGTATCTGACGGTCAAAACGTCCTGCACGGAGCAATGCTTTATCAAGTACGTCTACACGGTTAGTAGCAGCAAGGATAATTACACCGCTGTTGGAACCGAAACCGTCCATCTCTGTCAATAACTGGTTCAATGTGTTTTCGCGTTCGTCATTTCCTCCCATTGCAGGATTTTTGCCACGAGCACGTCCTACGGCATCAATCTCATCAATAAAGACGATACAAGGAGCTTTCTCTTTGGCCTGTTTAAACAAGTCGCGAACACGGGATGCACCTACACCCACAAACATTTCCACGAAGTCAGAACCTGCCAGTGAGAAGAAAGGAACATTAGCTTCACCCGCCACAGCTTTGGCAAGCAAAGTTTTACCGGTTCCCGGAGGGCCTACCAGCAATGCTCCTTTGGGTATCTTACCTCCCAAATCCGTATATTTCTGCGGTTCCTTCAAGAACTCTACAATTTCCTCTACCTCTTGTTTCGCTTCTGCCAAACCCGCTACATCCTTAAATGTAATCTTGATGGCTCCACCTTTTTCAAAAAGCTGGGCTTTTGATTTTCCTACGTTAAATACACCGCCAGGGCCACCACTGCCACCTCCGCTCATACGGCGCATGAAGAAGATCCATAACGCTACAAGCAAGACAAGCGGGAGTATCTGGATCAGGATTGCGGGAAAAATATCCGATTTGGGCGGATAGTCGGAAGAACCGTCAAAATGACCGGCTTCCTTTTCTGCCTGCAAAAACTCTTCCAGTTTATCGGTAGATGGCGTTCTACTTGTAATGATAGGGTTACGTCCCACTTTGGTAGAGTCCGCTCCAAAAACAGCCCCTACAGCAGTCGGTTTAAGAAAAGCTTCGATTGACTTATCTTCATAACCCAATACTTTGTTTACATAGCCCTTTTTTACGTAGTCCTGAAATTCACTGTAAGTTACAGCTTTACTTCCAGCTCCCTTTGAATCACTGCCCCACCAGAGGCCGAGAAGCATAAGGGCAATAATCATATACATCCAGTTCAGGTTGAACTTCGGCATATTAACCTTATTGTTAGGTTTATTGCTATTGTTATTATTGCTATTATTATTGTCCATAATCATTAATTAGTCTAGATCGGGGATTTGAGTAAGTTTGGCATCTGCCCAAAGGTGTTCAAGATTATAAAAATCTCTTGTCTCCGGTAAAAAGACGTGTACCAGTACATCGGCATAGTCCATTGCCACCCATTCAGCATTCCGGAGTCCATCGATTGCATAAGGTTTGCTATCCGCACCTTTGCGTGTAAATTCCTTGATTGAATCTACAATAGCACTCACTTGACTGGGAGAATTTCCCTGACAGATAACGAAATATTTACAGATGGTATCTTCTATGCTGGTTAAATCGGCAACGATTATCTTTTTACCTTTTTTCTCTTGAATTCCTTCTTTTATTTTTTCAATTAATACTTTAGTATCGTTCATTCCTGTAATTGAGATTAATAATTCATGTTCTCTATTTGTTTATAACAAAAAAAGGCAACCCTTTGTTTCTGATTATAAACGTGATATTTTTGACAAATATACGCTGATTTATTGGATACAAGAAAGTTATCCCTCAATTTTTGTGTTTTTTAGTGGAGATACTTTTGTTTGGAAAGCTTATTTGGACATTTTTGCAAAAAAAATATCAGAATTGTTTTGAATTCCCAAAATATTTGTATCTTTGCACCCGCAAACGGAAATTATTGGGCTATGGTGTAATGGTAACACTACAGATTCTGGTCCTGTCATTCCTGGTTCGAATCCAGGTAGCCCAACAAAACACCAGCTTTTTACTGACAAAAACCCGCTAAAAATGCAATTTTAGCGGGTTTTTTTGTGCTTTGACAAATACCATCCGAAAAAAGTTGACGCTAATTCGGTGGCTAATTCGGTGACACGAATGCACGTTGATAGTTCGAAAAACGCTAATCTTATGAAAAGCCGTGCGGTTGATTGATAAAGAATAAATCCTTAAACTGGCTGTCGTCTTGTTTAGTAGAAAAGAAAAACAGGTTTTATAGCTCAAGTGAGTATAAAACCTGTTTCTAATTTTTCTAAATCGGGCAGAACTCTTATTCTTCTGCTTTTATTGATTCATCGATTACTTTGATCTTTTGTAATACCAGTTCCAAGTCTGCTTTCAACTTATCTACCTTGCGGTTCAATTCAGTCAGCAGGCTGCTGCCTTTCTTAGAAGTAGAAGTCAGGAAGCCTAGATTGTTCTCATAAGTCTGAAGCTCATTCTTCATATTCTCATAAGTACGTACCAGCTTTTCACGTTCTCTGTACAGAGATTGAGTACCGCTTCCCTGGATATTGCTGATATTCGAACGGAAGTTACTTAACTTCTTGTTGGAAGCATTGATGTTAAAGCGGTCGAATAACTGATCGATGATTCCGTGATACTGCTTGTATAACTTATCTTTTTCTTTGAACGGCACATGACCGATAGAGTTCCACTCTTTCATTAAATCCCGAACCAATG includes:
- a CDS encoding NigD-like protein, whose translation is MKKFKWLLGMLLLALVPMLQSCDDDGYSIGDFSWDWATVRATGGGGYYLEGDRWGLIDPVATSIPWFKPVDGERVVAFFNPLYDMEGGKGVQVKMEGVQELLTKEVEDMTTEEEAVEFGNDPILIYQGDMWLGGKFLNVIFRQELPRSEKHRISLVQNKIETGEPSEPGTLNVAEDGYVHLELRYNTYEDVTDYWGWGRVSYNLEKFFPTEKDAESTMKGFKVTINSREHGEGRVIVLDLEHPVGVPEAAKDVHSTSSIR
- the rsfS gene encoding ribosome silencing factor translates to MNDTKVLIEKIKEGIQEKKGKKIIVADLTSIEDTICKYFVICQGNSPSQVSAIVDSIKEFTRKGADSKPYAIDGLRNAEWVAMDYADVLVHVFLPETRDFYNLEHLWADAKLTQIPDLD
- the ftsH gene encoding ATP-dependent zinc metalloprotease FtsH; protein product: MDNNNSNNNNSNKPNNKVNMPKFNLNWMYMIIALMLLGLWWGSDSKGAGSKAVTYSEFQDYVKKGYVNKVLGYEDKSIEAFLKPTAVGAVFGADSTKVGRNPIITSRTPSTDKLEEFLQAEKEAGHFDGSSDYPPKSDIFPAILIQILPLVLLVALWIFFMRRMSGGGSGGPGGVFNVGKSKAQLFEKGGAIKITFKDVAGLAEAKQEVEEIVEFLKEPQKYTDLGGKIPKGALLVGPPGTGKTLLAKAVAGEANVPFFSLAGSDFVEMFVGVGASRVRDLFKQAKEKAPCIVFIDEIDAVGRARGKNPAMGGNDERENTLNQLLTEMDGFGSNSGVIILAATNRVDVLDKALLRAGRFDRQIHVDLPDLNERKEVFGVHLRPIKIDDSVDVDLLARQTPGFSGADIANVCNEAALIAARHGKKFVGKQDFLDAVDRIIGGLEKKTKITTEAERRSIALHEAGHASISWLLEYANPLIKVTIVPRGRALGAAWYLPEERQITTKEQMLDEMCATLGGRAAEDLFLGRISTGAMNDLERVTKQAYGMIAYLGMSDKLPNLCYYNNDEYSFNRPYSEKTAELIDEEVKRMVNEQYDRAKRILSEHKEGHNELTQLLIDKEVIFAEDVERIFGKRPWASRSEEIMAAKESQDAARAERELAQKLKEEEKEIKEEEAENTAEEQAPIDTKVAAAGNKVTVEGKVTVEGKSNGEEQANGSK
- the lpxB gene encoding lipid-A-disaccharide synthase, which produces MKYYLIVGEASGDLHASHLMAALKAEDPQADFRFFGGDLMAAVGGTMVKHYKELAYMGFIPVLLHLRTIFANMKRCKGDIVSWQPDVVILVDYPGFNLDIAKFVHAKTQIPVYYYISPKIWAWKEYRIKNIKRDVDELFSILPFEVEFFEGKHQYPIHYVGNPTVDEVVAYQKAHPKNKDQFIAENQLEEKPVIALLAGSRKQEIKDNLPDMLKAASAFPDYQLVLAGAPAIAPEYYKKYVGESKVKIIFDQTYRLLQHADVALVTSGTATLETALFRVPQVVCYYTPIGKVVSFLRRHILTVKFISLVNLIADREVVKELVADTMTVKNMQNELKNIIENEAYRNEMLLGYEYVAERLGPAGAPCHAAREMLRLLKK
- a CDS encoding phosphatidate cytidylyltransferase; its protein translation is MINNFIKRAITGVLFVAILVGCILYDAFSFGILFTVISALTIYEFAQLVNMRAEGVKINKTINMLGGAYLFLAIMGFCIDAADSKIFIPYVLLLLYMMISELYLKKENPVLNWAYSMLSQLYIGLPFALLNVLAFHNDPASEFSSISYNPILPLSIFIFLWLNDTGAYCIGSLIGKHRLFERISPKKSWEGSIGGGVVAIGVSFILAHYFPFMSMMEWAGLALVVVIFGTWGDLTESLLKRQLHVKDSGNILPGHGGMLDRFDSSLMAIPAAVVYLYALTWF
- the surE gene encoding 5'/3'-nucleotidase SurE, whose protein sequence is MENEKPLILVSNDDGVMAKGINELVKFLRPLGDIVVMAPDAPRSGSGCALTVTQPVHYQLVKKEVGLTVYKCSGTPTDCIKLARNTVLDRTPDLVVGGINHGDNSATNVHYSGTMGVVFEGCLNGIPSIGFSLCNHAPDADFEATGPYIRSIAAMVLEKGLPPLTCLNVNFPDTTDIKGIKICEQAKGRWTNEWAACPRLNDPNYFWLTGEFTDHELENERNDHWALANGYVAITPTTVDVTAYHFMDELNKWFS